Proteins from a single region of Gorilla gorilla gorilla isolate KB3781 chromosome 16, NHGRI_mGorGor1-v2.1_pri, whole genome shotgun sequence:
- the LOC129526892 gene encoding uncharacterized protein has protein sequence MKPDLATVYRWQSQEAFQIEQALHLPQVTPLPHGGLHVHTHEHLLWGRILEDIGGDASISPSSTSRGLWSASGLTRAGPALPEAVCPSHVIVESVDLAPPEKEIPGPWLLGLMGRRQSWCCMKFGCRSWASPTPRPWRTKPALSSGHFRGNRQGTPSLEASSLLDASIPGYAVALLILGLLLVTFTLVLVLKWRACLGVSSLGV, from the exons ATGAAGCCTGATCTAGCCACGGTCTATCGTTGGCAGAGTCAGGAAGCCTTCCAGATAGAGCAGGCCCTGCACCTGCCCCAGGTCACACCCTTACCCCATGGTGGCCTCCACGTCCATACCCACGAGCATCTCCTGTGG GGAAGGATTCTGGAAGACATAGGAGGAGACGCCAGCATTTCGCCCTCCAGCACCTCCCGCGGGCTGTGGTCCGCTTCCGGCCTCACTCGAGCAGGCCCCGCCCTCCCAGAGGCCGTTTGTCCAAGTCACGTGATCGTCGAATCTGTTGACCTGGCGCCACCGGAAAAAGAAATTCCCGGGCCCTGGCTTCTTGGCCTGATG GGGAGAAGGCAGAGCTGGTGCTGTATGAAGTTTGGCTGCAGATCCTGGGCCAGCCCTACACCAAGGCCTTGGAGGACAAAACCAGCCTTGAGTTCTGGGCACTTCAGGGGCAACCGACAAG GCACTCCTAGCCTCGAAGCCTCCAGCCTGCTGGATGCCTCCATCCCCGGCTATGCTGTGGCTCTCCTCATTCTAGGCCTCCTGCTTGTCACATTCACCCTTGTCCTG GTGCTAAAGTGGAGGGCATGCCTTGGGGTGTCCAGCCTGGGTGTGTAG